In Calliopsis andreniformis isolate RMS-2024a chromosome 6, iyCalAndr_principal, whole genome shotgun sequence, a single genomic region encodes these proteins:
- the LOC143181022 gene encoding uncharacterized protein LOC143181022: MKKVTTTFRGNAACLGRLILFGLTLSTCLGSSNQAEWERRRLRTPMHKVELTQKGYIQFLRWELPVPEIREFTFCLWLKSNDLTHPHSIFSYSKNERERLVRAWIAPHGKSIHLKIGGTQVFETPSDILENRWYHVCQSWENKTGRYGLWINGNLWTHGSSQKTLGHVIPSGGDIVLGQEYTDFDKGLEDGIEGSVLGFNLLLASAFDPLAISHAREASYDSNALPSASSYARSSLVARIPTQMSQRGVVFVPVYHHRFRRHVNDRPAGRSEEGSRRIDLGSERAGFDPSRLKKEPLGLQLVKLSYVRCEIGRGSPFIGGPLMLISWSRTPVRVFGGAVLKNVNSDCGNF; this comes from the exons ATGAAGAAGGTGACGACCACTTTTCGGGGCAACGCTGCTTGCCTTGGTCGTTTGATTCTTTTCGGTTTGACGTTGTCCACGTGCCTGGGGTCATCGAATCAGGCGGAATGGGAACGTCGGAGATTACGGACGCCTATGCATAAGGTTGAGCTTACGCAGAAGGGGTACATACAG TTTCTGAGATGGGAGTTGCCAGTGCCAGAGATACGAGAGTTCACGTTCTGCCTGTGGCTCAAGTCGAACGATCTCACTCACCCTCATTCTATATTTTCCTACTCAA AGAACGAGCGTGAACGTTTAGTCCGCGCGTGGATCGCGCCCCACGGGAAGAGCATCCACTTGAAAATTGGCGGAACGCAGGTGTTTGAGACGCCGAGTGACATTCTTGAGAATCGATGGTACCACGTGTGCCAGAGCTGGGAGAATAAGACTGGGCGATATGGGCTGTGGATTAATGGCAATCTTTGGACTCATGGCTCGTCGCAGAAG ACGCTAGGTCATGTGATACCGAGCGGGGGTGATATCGTTCTGGGGCAGGAGTACACCGACTTCGACAAAGGGCTGGAGGACGGCATCGAGGGCTCAGTTTTAGGCTTCAATCTCCTGCTAGCCTCGGCTTTCGATCCCCTGGCCATAAGCCATGCCCGAGAAGCCTCCTACGATTCGAACGCGTTGCCCTCTGCCTCGAGTTACGCCAGGTCCTCGCTCGTTGCAAGGATTCCGACGCAAATGTCCCAACGTGGCGTCGTCTTCGTCCCTGTATACCATCACCGATTCCGTCGCCACGTCAACGACAGACCAGCGGGGAGGAGCGAGGAGGGCTCGAGGAGGATCGATTTAGGGTCGGAAAGGGCAGGATTCGATCCGTCCAGACTGAAGAAGGAGCCGCTGGGGCTGCAGTTGGTGAAACTGTCGTACGTGCGATGCGAAATCGGCAGGGGAAGCCCCTTCATTGGCGGCCCTCTAATGCTAATCTCATGGAGCAGAACTCCCGTTCGCGTGTTCGGCGGAGCGGTTTTAAAGAACGTCAACAGTGACTGTGGTAACTTCTGA